In the genome of Arachis stenosperma cultivar V10309 chromosome 6, arast.V10309.gnm1.PFL2, whole genome shotgun sequence, the window ATCTGCACATATTGTTACTTGCTTGTActtgttggttgtatgacagggagaagaagcggggcttcaacttccttcgattctgaaccagagaggaccatccttagattaaggagggaagcaagagcaAAACGTGCAATCGGTgctgaagaggaggaggaacacTTTGAACTAAACATGGAAGGCAACATGGAAAACCAACATGAAGAAGAGGCTCATAACCATGGGGGAGGAGGTAGAGCAAATCATGCTGGGGAGGATAGAAGAGTGTTAGGCTCTTACATCAATCCAAACCCAGGCAACTGTGGAAGTAACATCCAAAAAAGCCAACAATCCATGCTAACAAtttcgagctaaaacctcagctcatcactcttgtgtagaataattgctcatttggaggaggtgctcaagaagatccgaatcaacacttgaccaccttcttgaggatttgtgacatagtgaagtccaatggagtccaccaggatgtctataggctgctcttgttccctttttcactcagggacaaggcatccaaatggcttgaatcctttccaaaagaaagcctgACAAATTGGGAAGAGGTAGTGAATAAGTTTTTGGTAAGGTTTtaccccctcaaaggatcaataggctgagaactgaagtgcagacgttcagacagcaagatggagagacactttatgaagcttgggaaaggttcaaagacctaacaaggagatgtccaccagatatgttcaatgaatgggtgcagttgcacatcttctatgaaggcttgtcataTGAATCAAAGAAGGTAGTAGACCATTCCTCTGGAGGATcattgaacaagaagaagaccattgaagaagccatagatgtcattgagactgtagctgagaatgactacttctatgcttccgaAAGAGGGAACACTAGAGGAGTGAATGAGCTAAACAATGTAGATGCTCTgctggctcagaacaagctcaTTACCAAGCAGCTAGCTGACCTCACCAAGAAGATGGAGAGGAACCAAGTGGCAGCCATCACCACTTCATCAACAACCCAAGAAGGAATGGATGAAGAGGCAGAGGGTAACCTTGAGCAAGCCAACTACATTGGGAATTCACCTAGACAgaaccatgatccatactccaagacatacaaccctggatggaggaaccacccaaactttgggtgggggaaTCAGCAAGATCAAAGCCAAGACCAGAGACGttacaactccaacaacaatgcagcTCATCAACCATTCACACAGAGgacatatcaacacccccacAACAACACTTCTCCACACCCATATCAAAACCAAAACAATACCTCTCATCCTTCCACCTCTAATCCCAATCTACCATCAATTGATGACAgactctctaagcttgaaaccTTACTTGAAGGAATATGCAAAGACGTCCGAAACAGTAAAGTATTTCGAGAGGAAGTGCAGTCAAACATGCAGAATCAAAATGCTACCATCAAGAAACTGGAGACACAAATTGGTTATCTATTCAAGCAGCTTTCTAACCACAACCTTTGCAATGATAACAATTCAAGCAAAGAGGAGGAGTGTCAAGCTATAACACTTAGGAGTGGGAAGGAACTTAAGGAACTCTCCCAAAAACCACAAGAAGAAGGCTCAaataaaaagagagaagagcAAGATAAAGTTCAAACTCCCACTTCAAgtccacaaaaagaaaaagagatgcCAAAACTGAACATCTCAAGAGCTCCATATCCTCAGCAgttgaagaaaaatgaagatGACAACCAGTTCGTAAGATTCttggaaatcttcaagaaactacaaatcaacataccctttgctgaagcaatagaacaaatgccactctatgccaagttcCTGAAGGAGCTGATGACTaagaagagaagctggaagAACAATGAGACTGTGATACTAATCgaagaatgtagtgctatcATCCAGCACAAACTACCCCAGAAGTTGaaggatcctgggagctttCAGATCCCTTGTATTATAGGGGAAATCACAGTAGAGAAGGCCCTTTGTGACTTAGGAGCCAGCATCAATTTGATGTCAGTAGCAATGATGAGGAAGATGAACATCGAGGAggctaaaccaacaaaaatggCCTTACAACTGGCAGACCGATCGTTCAAGTTCCCTCGTGGCATAgtagaggatttgttggtgaAAGTAGGAGACTTTATATTCCCGGCAGATTTTGTAGTGTTGGACATGCAGGAGGAAGCCAAGACCTCCATtattctgggaaggccattcttgGCTACTGTTGGAGctatcattgatgtccaaaaaggtgATCTTACCTTGAGATTACACAATGAAAAGATGACATTCAATGTGTTCAAGGCCATGAGTTACCCACCAGAACAATTGGGGGAATGCATGAGGTTAGATGCACTTGAAGAAGAAGTGCAGGAGtgttttgaagaagaagagcatGAAGAGCCCGAGAGATCAATGGAGGAGGAGTATATATCAAGTGAGGATGTTGCAACAGCAGAGAGTCATGTTCAAGAAGCACCAAAGGAAGAGACTGAAAAGTCAGAGGAACCCAAGGTTGATCTCAAAGCATTGCCACCCACTCTCAAATATGCATACCTAGGAGAAAATGAAAACTacccagtgatcataagctcatGCCTCAACCAAGATCAAGAGGATGAACTGCTCAAGGTGCTACGGGAGCATAAGGACGCCATCGGATGGACCCTTGCTGACCTGAAGGGAATCAGTTCAGctatatgcatgcataaaatgCTGTTGGAAGATGATGCAAAACCATCCATTCAATCACAAAGAAGGCTGAACCCAatcatgaaggaagtggtacAGAAAGAGGTTATGAAGCTTTGGCAAGGAGGAGTAATATACCCGATCTCAAACAGCCATTGTGTCAGCCCCGTGCATGTTGTGCCCAAGAAGGGAGGAATCACTGTGGTTCCCAATGAGAGGAACGAACTGATACCTACAAGGACCGTCACAGGATGGCGGATGTGCATTGACTATCGGAAACTCAATGAAGCAACACCAAAGGATCATTTCCCTCTCCCATTCATGGATCAGATGTTGGAAAGACTCGCAGGACATGcttattactgttttcttgatggttattcaggatataatcaaatagtggttgatcctagagaccaagagaaaactTCATTTACCTGTCCATATGGAGTTTTTGCCTACAGGcgcatgccatttgggctatgtaATGCACCTGTGACTTTCCAATGCTGCATGCTTtttatcttctcagatatgatagagaaattcattaaagtttttatggatgatttctcggTATTCGGAGATTCTTTTACTAGTTGCTTGAATCACCTAGCCTTGGtattgaaaagatgccaagagaccaattTGGTCttgaactgggagaaatgtcactttatggtgacagGAGGACTAGTTCTTGGCCATAAGATTTCTAACCAAGGAATCGAAGTGGACAAGGCTAAAGTGGAACTTATTGAAAAGCTTCCTCCACCCAGTGATGTCAAGGAAATTAGAAGCTTTTTAGGGCATGCTGGCTTTTACAGAagatttattaaagatttttcaaaaatagctaAGCTCTTGAGTAATCTCCTTGTATCAGATACACCATTCATCTTCGATGAAACCTGCATGTTGGCATTCGAGCATTTGAAAGAAAGATTGTCCTCTGCCCCTATCATCTccccacctgattggaacttaccctttgaattgatgtgtgatgcatctgacTTTGCAGTAGGGGCAGTGTTAGGGCAGAGGAAAAATAACTTAGTCCATGTAATATACTATGCTAGCAAGGTCCTCAATGATGCTCAAAGAAATTATACCACTACTGAAAAGGAATTGCTAGCCATAATTTTTGCgtttgacaagtttagatcatacCTCATTGGTGCTAAAGTAATTGTTTTTACAGATCACACAGCACTTAAATATTTATTTGCCAAGCAAGAATCAAAACCAAGACTAATAAGGTGGATCTTATTATTGtaggagtttgatattgaaatCAGAGATAAGAAGGGAGTGGAGAACAAGGTGGCAGATCACCTATCCAGGATTCCTCATGAGGAAGGGGGAACACATGATATGAGTGTGAACGAGCTCTTCCCTGATGAGCAGTTAATGACAGTGCACAAAGccccatggtttgcagacattgccaACTTCAAGGCAACTGGGGCTCTACCTCCAGGGATCAATAAACATCAAAAGAGGAAGCTCATGAATGATGCAAAATACTTTGTCTGGGATAAGCCTTATCTCTTCAAGAAGTGTTCAGATGGAATCCTTAGAAGATGTGTCTCAGAAGAGGAAGGATGAGAAGTACTATGGAATTGCCACGGCTCATGCTACGGAGGCCACTTTGGAGGGGACAGGACTGCAGCAAAGGTGTTACAAAGTGGATTCTTTTGGCCCACCCTTTTCAAGGATGCCAAAGAACTGGTAAGGAGCTGCAATTAATGCCAAAGATCTGGGAACTTGCGCAAAAGAAATGCCATGCCACAGAATTTCATTTTGGAATTGGAAGTATTTGATGTGTGgagaatagatttcatgggaccattcccaaccTCATATGCAAACAAGtacatcttggtagcagtggatTATGTGTCCAAATGGGTAGAGGCCATTGCAACCCCAACAAATGACAACAAAGTGGTCATGAACTTCCTCAGGAAGAATATCTTCAGCCGGTTCGGAGTCCCAAGAGCcctcatcagtgatggagggatccatttttgtaacaaaccACTAGAGGCTCTTCTCCTACGATATGGGgtgaaacacaaggtagccaCACCTTACCATCCCCAAACAAGTGGACAAACGGAGAtatccaacagagagctaaagagGATTCTGGAAAAGACTATGGGTGCatcaagaaaggattgggcgaagaagctggatgatgctctttgggcatacaggacagcatTCAAAACACCACTGGGAATGTCCCCATATCAACTGGTTTATGGGAAAGCTTGCCATTTACCACTAGAATTGGAACACAAAGCACTCTGGGCCATCAAGATACTAAACTTTGACAGCATTGCTGCTGGTACAAAGAGGATCTTGCAGCTGCAAGAGATGGAGGAATTCAGGTCacaagcctatgaaaatactaAGATATATAAAGAGAAGGCAAAGAGGAGACATGACCTGCATCTTGCACCCAGGGATTTCAAAAAGGGGCAGCAAGTACTCCTCTACAATTCCAAATTGAGACTGTTCCCAGAAAAACTCAAATCAAGGTGGTCCGGGCCTTTCATTGTCACAAAAGTCTCACATATGGACACATCAAAATCATGGATGAAAGGTCAGAGAGGACTTTTACAGTGAATGAACAAAGACTCAAGCATTATCTGGGCAACATGGGGGAAAACCCCAGCGTAAAATATCATCTCAAGTGAAGTAAGGACCCGTCGAGCTAGCGACGATAAAAGAGcgctttgttgggaggcaacccaaccttaggTAACTACTTTTTCAGCTACATTTCAATAAAGCTCACAAGTTGTTTCCcctgcattgcaaggagctaagtttggtgttccacaccAAAACTATTCAAGAGTGAAAGTgcgattctaagtttggtgtcccaccaAAGGATACTAGTCAGAATCACACTACACTCTCAAAGCACATTGCTAGCTCTGACCAATCAAGGGAACCAAGGTAGTATTTGAGGACAGCAATCCAGACTGGGTGAACCCAGGGAGGCCAGTTACACTCGAGCGATTGGTCTATACCACACCTGCTCAGCAACAAAGAAGGCCACATATAGGAAAGCAAAAAGCTAAAGAAGGAACTCATCAAGAGGAATATCATCAGGAAGAATATCAACAAGAAGAGCATTATGACCCAGCCAACTTAAATATGACTCACCTTCTAAGAGCCATTGAGGATTTGGGAATGAGACAAAATGAGCAACAAGAGTCCATCCAGAGGCTAATCAACATCCAAGCACATCAAGGGGCACACATACATGAGATGCATCAAAGACAAATAGAACAGACAGAACTACTGGACGAGCAAAGGGCATTCGCAGAAGGAGTTTACATGAGCGAGAAAGGGCATCACGTAAACACTCAAGCCAGGCTCGGATACCTAGTGGGACAGCTGCCTATATTGCACCCAAGAATCGCAAAgtatgaagaaatgaaggatgAATTAGCACGAGAAGAGAGACAAAGGGTGGAAGAGAGTCATGAATCAGTGAGGAAGGCACTTGAGGATTGGAAGCAAGCAAGATTGGCGCGGATGCGAGGAAATGCAAGAGGACACAAGGAGGACAAGCAAGGGAAAGAGCATGGACGCCCACAAgagtaaaaggtggtggagttccttctttactgcatttttttctatgctttaaataaggaagatCTTGTATggaatagaacatgcttccatgttAATTTGAACCTAGTTCAACTCTGCATTTTAAGTTTCTATTGCTTAGGTCTATGATTTCTGGTTTAAGTGTTACTGCATCATACCATTACTTATTGTATGCTTGTCTTTTAAATCAAATGAAAAGAGAATGTTTATGCTATAAAAGACCAGAGTGGAGCTCATAATATGGAAGTGCATTCATGAGTCTTTGGTGTgatcataagttagctaagttggttcaaccaTAAGGTGGGGATGACAACTATCTGGCCTGAATACTATACTTTGAATATACCCATGAGACTAAGTAAataacaagatcctaataagagaaagggaaagaacacttaaagtgaaaaacaaaggaaaaagagtaagcaataaggctaggcaccaatggttttaatcttgaggcatgtgtctgtgatGTTCTTGTGTAAGGGATTTACTTGGATAAATAAGCTCTtgggggtgccttatcacttggtaacttgggttaactaactcgggattatcagctgaaagtccactatcaagagtaaccctcactacagagtatttagtaacccaaagaggtgctggacaccaagatctcaagaaggaaaataaatgaaccagatgcctgtggtgtgtatgtacgggggagagacttgagggagtaagtccttaggggtgtctcaacacctagcaccttgaaccaactggttcaggagtgttggctgaaagcttatcttaaagagttgcccccttacagagcacctagcctgaagaacacaaataagccctgaaatgacaataaaaggatcaataaaagtCTCATGGGATGTAAGCAAAGTCATTATTTTAGGacatgataaaggtctgaaagctagtaatggaatgaacctaagttgctatgcatgaaaccaccataaaatcagtgacatgacttccacaagaatgactcatttctcttggcattccattcatcattctcttgttccagtacttgcttagggacaagcaagctttaagtttggtgttgtgatgccagggcatcttggccagtttcactgaccttttctctactgtttttagggtagtttcatgcatttccttaggaaataagctagttttgggtggatattcacttataccttgattcaagcatacattgtgcattttacatgatttcatgaggattttgcatgagtttagtgacaaactgtatgttgcattacccatgacttggattaaaactttgatgcactctattgcttgatttcaggaccaaaggaagcaagaaagaaccacttagcagtcacgttaatctaattaacgttaccactaacgtggaatgggaggtaacttacaaagataatgagaaaagtgattgccaataatgctctcgaagccatcattgcccacgttaagagtcacgttaactaagttaacgtgaactctaacgtgaagaagggactttgagccaacgttagtgacacttaacattatcactaacgttggccaatgatcataagtggccatgttagagtccacgttaacttagttaacgtggcctctaacgctaaaagggggaaggaagccaacgttaatgatattcaacattgtcactaacgttggcctaaggtgcaataTACCACgctaactcccacgttaacttggttaacgtgggagctaacgtaagaggcaagggaggtcgacaacgttagtgacacccaatattgtcactaacgttggaagcaccCACAAAAtccccaaggagccacgttaacttccacgttaacttagttaacgtggaagctaacgttgaTGAGTGAATGAtgagccaacattagtgacactcaaaattgtcactaacgttggggatggctaagaatggccacgttagaaggCACGTTAACTTTGTTAACGTGGGATTCTAACatgagacataggggcacactggaacgttagtgacaatgttaagtgtcactaacgttcttgaaggttggcaaggccacgcgaacttagttaacgtgggactctaacgtgagacataggggcacactggaacgttagtgacaatgttgagtgtcactaacgttctcgaaggttggcaaggccacgttagaagccacgttaacctagttaacgtgggctctaatgtgaggcaaaggggtacattggaatgttagtgacaatgttgagtgtcactaacgttctcgaactcatactttcactaaacgttaacacccctaacgtcctaagctaaagtctctgcccacttcacactttctctctgcaagtaaagcCAAGCCCAAATGACGAAGtgaactgcttcaaactcaagatccaaaggcccaagagttaaagaaccaactagaagctgagaagagtagtatatataggagtagctttgaattatttaaaGAGTTCTGGAAGTTGGAaaactactctctgtatttttactttctctgctcttctagttccatgatgtattctccatctttgttttcattttctagagctatgaacaactaaacccatttcattgggttagggagctctgttgtaaattgatggatcaatactagttttcattattcttcttctatcttttctcttgattttacttgaaagctttcgatcttcatccaattgggtagttatcttggaaaagaagctattcaaacttggatctcttctgaaccttggaagaggaatgaagagatcaagctagaaatgctttctcatgctggaccaaattgggtttggatgaatatgtgactataatcctctcaacaCCTGATTTGGGAAacgcatgtggtataatcagtgaccacacttcatctcttctcatgagcaattgaccaaggaattggctattgatcaagaattgagagattgaattgcaagaaattgtaattcgaTCAATTAAGATtaccaaggagatcaatgagtgcattgattgaggaagagatgaaaatgaacttgatctggagaattgcaacatctcctgagcccaatgaactccccatttctgatctcacccattctctttaatttctgcgtttACTTTTATGAGAAAACACCCCATTCCTTTCGTTGGGCACCACAGTGATTCCTCCTTTCTTGGAAACCACTTGAACTGGACTGACCCATTGGCTATC includes:
- the LOC130934083 gene encoding uncharacterized protein LOC130934083, translated to MPLYAKFLKELMTKKRSWKNNETVILIEECSAIIQHKLPQKLKDPGSFQIPCIIGEITVEKALCDLGASINLMSVAMMRKMNIEEAKPTKMALQLADRSFKFPRGIVEDLLVKVGDFIFPADFVVLDMQEEAKTSIILGRPFLATVGAIIDVQKGDLTLRLHNEKMTFNVFKAMSYPPEQLGECMRLDALEEEVQECFEEEEHEEPERSMEEEYISSEDVATAESHVQEAPKEETEKSEEPKVDLKALPPTLKYAYLGENENYPVIISSCLNQDQEDELLKVLREHKDAIGWTLADLKGISSAICMHKMLLEDDAKPSIQSQRRLNPIMKEVVQKEVMKLWQGGVIYPISNSHCVSPVHVVPKKGGITVVPNERNELIPTRTVTGWRMCIDYRKLNEATPKDHFPLPFMDQMLERLAGHAYYCFLDGGLVLGHKISNQGIEVDKAKVELIEKLPPPSDVKEIRSFLGHAGFYRRFIKDFSKIAKLLSNLLVSDTPFIFDETCMLAFEHLKERLSSAPIISPPDWNLPFELMCDASDFAVGAVLGQRKNNLVHVIYYASKVLNDAQRNYTTTEKELLAIIFAFDKFRSYLIGAKEFDIEIRDKKGVENKVADHLSRIPHEEGGTHDMSVNELFPDEQLMTVHKAPWFADIANFKATGALPPGINKHQKRKLMNDAKYFVWDKPYLFKKCSDGILRRCVSEEEG